Sequence from the Sphingobium indicum B90A genome:
CGGGGTTGGGCCGACATGTCATTTATGCGAGCGGCGGGGCTGTCCGGATCGCGCCCTGCCGCCGGTGACGCGGGCGCTGGATCTGCATGGCTATGAGCGGACGGTGGCGCCGTTTCCGTTTCGGCGGGTTTGAGGGGGGGGATGGGGTCCGTCCACTCTCAAATAACGTTATCCCATAAGACAGGCATAAGCTGGAAAAATAACTGCTCCGAGGAGATGTAGAGTACCGCCGCAGGACGCAGATCATGAATTGGATTGTTTCCAAGCATTCCAATCAACTGACTGAACGGAGACCTTCTGCACTTCGTCGAGATTAATAGCGTCCAGAAATAATATTATGTTTTGGCAATCCCAGCGCGCTGATGGGACAATCAAGCCATCAAAACCAAGAAAAGCCGCAGCGGCACCAATCTCCTGTGTGCGCGTATACAGCAATTCGCGATAGCGACTATCATCTACGCCCAATCGTTTAAGCTGCCCCTCGTCCGCAAGAATGAGCGCTTTTTGCATCTTTATGGTGAGTTCGAACACGTCGTGGCGCATCCGAGAGGGGAACACCGATTGTCCACGGCTCAGGTGAAAGTATATTTCAGCGATCGCTCCCTCACGCTTGGCTGCGCCATATAGGACGGACATTTCCGATGTGTTCCACCGACCTGATCCACGCGAGCCGTCGAGTACGTCGCGTCCGGTTCTTACGACCCGCCACATTGGGCCACTGAACGGCTGGGCGTCGATGGCACCTACGAGATCAAGAAGCCTGTCATCAAGTGCGCGCCGGCGGTCCACTTAAAGGTA
This genomic interval carries:
- a CDS encoding RES family NAD+ phosphorylase; amino-acid sequence: MWRVVRTGRDVLDGSRGSGRWNTSEMSVLYGAAKREGAIAEIYFHLSRGQSVFPSRMRHDVFELTIKMQKALILADEGQLKRLGVDDSRYRELLYTRTQEIGAAAAFLGFDGLIVPSARWDCQNIILFLDAINLDEVQKVSVQSVDWNAWKQSNS